In a single window of the Atlantibacter hermannii genome:
- the dgt_2 gene encoding deoxyguanosinetriphosphate triphosphohydrolase has product MPDSHSYLMKKPGFYLSEEEYIVRLRKELVLDEYCRFPLTWIMEAADDISYCVADLEDAVEKRIFSVEQLYSHLREAWGTHQQSDLFAQVVQNAWDKSLTNSMQRSAEDQFFMYLRVNTLNKLVPYAAQRFIENLPTIFHGCFNQALLEDESPSSRLLKLYKTVAVRHVFSHPDVEQLELQGYRVIKGLLDIYQPLLLLSMDDFQRLVDEKSGRSLPIETRLFHKLSGRHRLAYIEAMSHVDQNNPDFAVWEYYYRCRLIQDYISGMTDLYAWDEYRKLMAVE; this is encoded by the coding sequence GTGCCGGACAGCCACAGTTACCTGATGAAAAAACCCGGCTTTTACCTGTCTGAAGAGGAATATATTGTACGGTTGCGTAAAGAACTTGTGCTCGATGAATACTGCCGGTTCCCGTTAACCTGGATTATGGAGGCCGCCGATGATATTTCTTACTGCGTCGCGGATTTAGAAGACGCGGTGGAGAAACGCATATTTAGCGTTGAGCAGCTTTATTCCCATTTGCGCGAGGCATGGGGGACGCATCAGCAGAGCGATCTGTTTGCTCAGGTGGTGCAAAACGCCTGGGATAAATCCCTGACTAATTCCATGCAGCGCAGCGCCGAAGACCAGTTCTTTATGTATTTGCGGGTAAACACGCTTAATAAACTCGTGCCCTATGCCGCCCAGCGTTTTATTGAGAATTTACCTACCATTTTCCACGGCTGCTTTAATCAGGCATTGCTGGAAGATGAGAGTCCTTCCAGTCGTCTTCTTAAACTTTATAAGACTGTCGCGGTTCGCCACGTATTTAGTCACCCTGACGTTGAACAGCTCGAATTACAAGGTTACCGGGTGATTAAAGGGCTGCTGGATATATATCAACCGCTGCTGTTATTAAGCATGGATGATTTTCAGCGTCTGGTTGATGAAAAAAGCGGCCGCAGCTTACCTATTGAAACCCGGTTATTTCATAAGCTCTCCGGACGGCACCGTCTGGCTTATATCGAAGCGATGAGTCATGTTGACCAAAATAACCCGGATTTTGCTGTTTGGGAGTATTATTATCGCTGCCGACTGATTCAGGACTATATTAGTGGCATGACCGATCTTTATGCATGGGACGAATACCGCAAGCTGATGGCGGTAGAATAA
- the htrA gene encoding protease Do precursor, producing the protein MKKTTLALSALALSMGLALSPLSAVAAETASSASVAQPMPSLAPMLEKVMPSVVSINVEGTTAVNNQRLPRNFQQFFGDDSPFCQDGSPFQSSPFCQGGGAGPQGGQQQKFMALGSGVIIDAAKGYVVTNNHVVDNATSIKVQLSDGRKLDAKMVGKDPRSDIALIQIQDPKNLTAIKLADSDALRVGDYTVAIGNPFGLGETVTSGIVSALGRSGLNAENYENFIQTDAAINRGNSGGALVNLNGELIGINTAILAPDGGNIGIGFAIPSNMVKNLTSQMVEYGQVRRGELGIMGTELSSELAKAMKVDAQRGAFVSQVMPNSSAAKAGVKAGDVIVSLNNKPINSFAALRAQVGSMPVGSKLTLGLLRDGKPTSVELELQQSSQNQVDSSSIFNGIEGAEMSNQTGNTPGVVVNSVKAGSPAARIGLKKGDIILGANQQPVKNIAELRKILDSKPSVLALNVKRGDSTLYLLMQ; encoded by the coding sequence ATGAAAAAAACCACGTTAGCATTAAGTGCGCTGGCTCTGAGTATGGGTCTGGCGCTGAGCCCTCTCTCCGCTGTCGCAGCTGAAACCGCCTCGTCGGCATCGGTTGCTCAACCGATGCCAAGCCTGGCGCCGATGCTTGAAAAGGTGATGCCTTCAGTGGTCAGCATTAATGTGGAAGGCACCACGGCGGTAAACAACCAGCGTCTGCCGCGTAATTTCCAGCAGTTCTTCGGGGATGATTCTCCTTTCTGCCAGGATGGCTCGCCTTTCCAGAGTTCTCCGTTCTGCCAGGGCGGGGGAGCCGGTCCGCAAGGGGGCCAGCAGCAGAAGTTTATGGCGCTGGGTTCCGGGGTCATCATTGACGCCGCTAAAGGTTATGTGGTCACCAATAACCACGTTGTGGACAACGCCACCAGCATTAAAGTACAGCTGAGCGATGGCCGTAAGCTTGATGCAAAAATGGTGGGTAAAGATCCGCGCTCCGATATCGCCCTGATCCAGATTCAGGATCCGAAAAACCTCACGGCGATTAAGCTCGCCGACTCCGACGCCCTGCGCGTAGGTGATTACACCGTAGCTATTGGTAACCCGTTCGGTCTCGGCGAAACCGTAACTTCCGGGATTGTTTCGGCGCTGGGCCGCAGCGGCCTGAACGCGGAGAACTACGAAAACTTTATCCAGACCGATGCGGCGATTAACCGGGGTAACTCCGGCGGCGCGCTGGTGAATCTGAACGGCGAGCTGATCGGGATTAACACCGCGATCCTGGCGCCGGATGGCGGCAACATCGGTATTGGTTTTGCCATCCCGAGTAACATGGTGAAAAACCTGACCAGCCAGATGGTGGAATACGGGCAGGTCCGCCGTGGCGAACTGGGCATTATGGGCACCGAGCTCAGCTCTGAGCTGGCGAAAGCGATGAAAGTCGATGCCCAGCGCGGGGCGTTTGTCAGCCAGGTGATGCCGAACTCTTCCGCCGCTAAAGCGGGCGTGAAGGCGGGCGATGTCATCGTCTCGTTGAATAACAAGCCGATTAACAGTTTCGCGGCGCTGCGTGCGCAGGTCGGTTCAATGCCGGTCGGCAGTAAGCTGACGCTGGGTCTGTTACGCGACGGCAAGCCTACCTCCGTTGAGCTGGAATTGCAGCAGAGCAGCCAGAATCAGGTCGACTCTTCTTCCATCTTCAACGGGATTGAAGGCGCGGAGATGAGCAACCAGACGGGTAACACCCCAGGTGTGGTGGTAAACAGCGTTAAAGCCGGTTCCCCGGCGGCACGCATTGGCCTGAAAAAAGGCGATATCATTCTGGGGGCTAACCAGCAGCCGGTGAAAAACATCGCTGAACTGCGCAAAATTCTCGACAGTAAGCCGTCTGTGCTGGCGCTGAATGTGAAACGCGGCGATAGCACGCTTTACCTGCTGATGCAGTAA